A genomic region of Rhipicephalus sanguineus isolate Rsan-2018 chromosome 3, BIME_Rsan_1.4, whole genome shotgun sequence contains the following coding sequences:
- the LOC119388372 gene encoding LOW QUALITY PROTEIN: uncharacterized protein LOC119388372 (The sequence of the model RefSeq protein was modified relative to this genomic sequence to represent the inferred CDS: deleted 2 bases in 1 codon) → MSEPGAGGDGKGLQPPPRWALQLQSVPKRRKLVHDVFPARDDGEAETICHDIIRGFEQGPTQYGIAAVALHTRGTTLPHVHVLHDCSWSNGTCRCVIFAGFVRRPNRSSIWSTSASAWDLYHLVKYFNSEPRVLEYIKWEEMIGVATLEMVLGQLEGSGHEPGRVLEILHPKLPHSVACDDAHGGQTSGGDTDEVRPRTGAKCRKRSKGASEESIYEWLRENPVSPLTNIVRTPKWLADPVFRFIRLDDKRLQRAIQVFNDEMCSYTTLDFIEMYQNTQPLFDAPHGDLATFYMDVPASFDAMMELLNFQFNGIHEEVSAFVNNLYSLVEKAVPKKNCMEIVSPPSAGKNFFFDPVLSFYINRGTIRNFNRYTSFPLQDTVGRRILVWNEPNCESSAFDTVKKIFGGDVDSVAVKYSADQTISRTPVIVLSNNEVFPDDEAFNHRMWRYKWRACPPLKKYDKKIHPMALVLLFDAFVLEETYVGTRQLDQ, encoded by the exons ATGTCCGAACCAGGGGCTGGAGGAGATGGAAAAGGTTTACAACCCCCTCCACGCTGGGCACTGCAGCTACAGTCAGTTCCAAAACGAAGAAAGCTTGTGCATGATGTGTTTCCCGctcgagacgacggagaagctgagACAATTTGTCACGACATTATCAGAGGATTCGAGCAAGGGCCCACCCAGTACGGAATCGCTGCCGTCGCACTCCACACACGAGGAACTACACTCCCACACGTCCACGTCTTACACGACTGCAGCTGGAGCAACGGCACATGCCGATGTGTTATCTTCGCTGGCTTCGTCAGACGACCAAATCGCTCGTCAATTTGGTCTACAAGCGCCAGTGCATGGGACCTCTACCATCTCGTCAAGTATTTCAATAGTGAGCCCCGAGTATTGGAATACATTAAATGGGAGGAAATGATTGGGGTCGCGACGTTAGAGATG GTTTTGGGACAACTCGAAGGTTCTGGACACGAGCCCGGGCGAGTTTTGGAAATACTGCACCCGAAACTTCCGCATTCAGTTGCATGTGACGACGCCCATGGAGGTCAGACGAGCGGTGGAGACACTGACGAGGTACGCCCAAGAACGGGTGCAAAGTGCCGAAAACGTTCAAAAGGAGCGTCGGAAGAATCCATCTACGAGTGGCTACGCGAAAACCCCGTATCGCCGTTGACAAACATTGTGCGCACCCCCAAGTGGCTGGCAGACCCGGTGTTTCGGTTCATTCGCCTGGACGACAAGCGCCTGCAGCGAGCTATCCAGGTGTTTAATGACGAAATGTGCTCGTACACCACCTTggactttattgaaatgtaccagaacacccagcctctctttgatgccccacacggtgacctcgctaccttttacatggatgtgcccgcgtcgtttgatgccatgatggaactattaaactttcagtttaatggcatccacgaggaagtgtcggcctttgtaaacaacctatatagcctggtcgagaaggcggtccccaagaaaaactgtatggagattgtgtcccctccgagtgcaggaaaaaactttttttttgaccccgttctttccttttacattaaccgcggtacgatccgcaactttaaccgctacactagctttccacttcaggacaccgtgggccgtcgcatcctggtgtggaacgagccaaactgtgagtcgtctgcttttgatactgttaaaaaaatttttggtggtgACGTAGATTCGGTGGCGGTCAAGTACTCGGCTGATCAGACCATTTCCAGGACGCCCGTCATTGTGCTCTCGAACAACGAGGTGTTTCCAGATGACGAGGCCTTCAACCACCGCATGTGGCGCTACAAGTGGCGAGCGTGTCCTCCACTAAAGAAATACGACAAGAAGATCCACCCGATGGCCCTGGTCCTCCTGTTTGATGCTTTTGTACTCGAAGAAACATACGTCGGCACGCGCCAGCTTGATCAATAA